TATTCTAGATCATGGGAGTATAGCAAAAAGCaaggggaaaaaatatatatgttaacaTTACTATAAATTGTTCAATTCCATGAAATTATACCTTCAGTTAacatgatctctctctctctctctctcccccaccccccccactttttttctcttcctgtGTTTATGGTTTATATGTGAGGATGATACAGATTTTTCAATTGTCAACATATGCTATGAGTAATCATTCTATAATTGGCTAGGGTGGTGGAAGATCCTCGGAGTTGGGGGTTTTCTTTGCTAATGCAGATGCCAACTATCTAGGAAGAGAGAGGATTGGGGGAACCCACCGTGCTGACAGTTCAGACAACATCATTGTTGATATAGACCCCATGGATATGTCAGAAAGTATGCAAGAAGCAATGCACCGTTCGAATTTGGAAATGAGGTATATATGAGTATGTACTTGATCACTTGGCATCTATTTTTATTCTTACCTCAAGTACTGGtgtttacaaataataattctGTTCATTTGTTTAAAATGGTAGAGTTCTTTAAATATGCAGAAATTTTTTGGTTGTCTATTACAAAGTCATGTCACATTCAAATTCAAACCTGTTAGATGAGAAATACAATTTTTCCATTGTATATTATGCTATTTTTGTTCTTGGTACCtgtgaaatcaaaattttaaagctGTCCTTGTCTACTATTTTCACTGTGTGAATAATTGGTGCCCCATATTAACCTGGTTCAGCCCTGAATTTTCTTCAACAAAAGATAGTGGGGAATCAGGCATCCTGGTGCTTTGTCATTTAGTTTAACCTATTGCTGAACTCCAGCTTTCTGCTGATCCACTCCCTTCAAATGTTTATGGAAAAGTACAAGAGAACTCTGTGgacataaaatatttgattttactAACGGCTGCAATGGAGAATGAAACAAGAAACTTTGCTGCAGGAATGTCTTACAAATCTTAGGTAGGGTTGAAATGGAGCAAAATTCCAGAGAGTTAGAGTGAAGATAACTAGATAAGTCACTTTTTTCAGATTTATGAATATAGAGATTACAGGTCAACTCCATTGATTGTACTCACATTCTAGGTCAATATAATTGCTCACTGATGTCCATAACCATGCATGCCGTGGTTAGAAATTGAGAGAGACTAGCTCAATCAATTAATTATATGATAGATAATActggtgattaaacttaaatgCATTACTAAACTACCCATTAAGGACATGAAAATACCCGTAGTGCACCATAAATTCTGCAAAAATGAAATGGCTGAAATACCTGAGATTTTAAAGCTCTTTGCTGATTTTAAAGCTCTTTGCTGATTTTATTACCATTGTTCTTGCAATAACCTAGTTACAACTCATTGTGAAGGAATAGAAAGTTTTAACtcattgtcctttttttttctttttctttttttcttttttgtggaaaattttGTTCCTGCTTAGTGCTGATCTCACTGTGTTACTAATGCTTCAAAAAATAGTTCTGTCTTTTGTCCCCCTCATGACTAATTCCTACCAAGTATCAAACTGTTGGTGTCTATCATGAACTGAGGCCAGTGGAGATTTTTGGCATTTGAAGAGTACTATAAGTCTACTATGCTGCATGTGGTATTCCATGTCTATGGGGCCTTATAAtgtcttttatttataaatattctatatttatttttcctttttttttttgtggggggggggggggtgttgaaTGAGAGTGCTCTATGCCAAATTCTAGATTGGTATGACTTGGGTCTCTTCCTCTCTTCATTTGTTTtgggttgtttgttttgtgtgtaTCAGTGCATGTTAGTGCCTGTGTAGCTTGTATATCTGTCTGTGTTTCGTTTCACATTCAATGGTTTTTTCTAATCAAGTGGCTTATCCTGTCTGGGGTTGTTAAAAGGCACCTTAAAACTTGAATTGCTTTTGTTTTCTGGCAGTGGTGCAGAGTATGTCAGGAAAGAAGTTCCTCTTCATGTTTTGCCGTCATCTTCCCTTGTTAAGCTTGAATCTCCTTTAACGTCGTTTACAGACTTGCAGCGTGTGCTATATGAAGAGGAGCGGGCAGCATATAACCAAGCCATATTGCAAAATATGAGGTGATTAAGTGATATGCTGCCACTTGTTATCATGACCTGTACTTCTTATTTTTATAGTGGTTTTACTAATAATTTACTATTGATTCTAAATTTCTTACATTTTTCATAGGGATGGAAAAGTGCATCCGCTTTCTTTCATACATCATACCTCAACTTATCAGGCTTCCTTGTGCAAATTAATTGAGTATTGGTTAGAATCAAATGGCCACCACTTTTTGAGTTGTTTgtgcttggattttttttataaaaattttactctcttttttttttttcatatgcaGTTTAAGTCCGGCCATAAAGGCACTCCAGGACCGCTTAAAAGAGAATGAAACTCGGGTATAGAACAAAACTAACTATGTTTCATACAGCAAGGATGCTTTATTGATCTTGTATTGTCAATTTCAATGGAATTAGgattaatatgaaaaaattgttttgagCTCAAGCCGTTTCGAAGTTCCAATCTTTATCTTCATGAAGTGCTTTTTCAAGTTGTGACCCTTTGTTATCCATTTTAGCAAAGCTTGTCCTCCTGCTTCTTGGACATTTGTTGTAGGGGTTTGTACATAGCACATATATGATGATATGGCAGGTTCCATCCATTTTGTGCTAGAGGGTTAAAGAACCTTGCTAATAGATCATTATTCAGTTGCTTATAACATTAGTAAATTCATTATCAATTTGCAGTTTGTGTATAAACTGACCTGCTTTTGCTCAACAGTTAAAAACGCTGACCAATGAAGCCAAGACTTTGGAGACAGAAGCCCTTAAAGGGGTTGAATCAAGTTCAGGATCTCCTCGTCAAGTTCCTTCTCATGGTCTCCGAGGAAATACTTCATCTGGTCATAGGGATTTGTATAGTCCAACTGAGCCCACGACCACAAGGAGTGTTGCTGGCTCTGGTAGCCGGAGCAGAAAGGGTTATCAATGAAATTCCAGAATACAGCCTCTTCCCAATGTATGTTGTAATGTAGTGTTTAAATTGTAATTCGAACACCAATGAAGATTTTTGGGGTTTAGTTTCTTGCACAAATGATTGTGTATGGAATGTGTTGTGAAAGTGGCATGTTGGCTCCAGagatttcattttttgtgttggATTCTGGAGTCTAAAGACATTTGTAAAAGTAGGATGCAAATTATTACTAAAAGataagatagagagagagagaaagaaagggagagaagaaAAGTACAATGCAAATTGCATCCTAATTGTTTTTTGCACATATAATGCTATAAAGTTCAAAGAAGTTAATCCAAGTATGATGGATATGATATTTCGAACACTATTTTTGTTGACCATGTTTGAAGTTAAGCATGTTTTAATTATATCAGTTAGATTCATTATCTTTAATTGGGGTAATTGCTGAAATTACAACCATGAAATGCTTGTATTTAACAAAATCATGATGGGtctatttcattttctcattcaagATTATAAATTAATACATTCGAATTGAATACGTTAGTATAATTTGTAGAAGATGACTGAAGGCCTACCtaaagttaaaatttatttttatttcaaaaaaggTTTTTGAGTTCCAGCAATATGATGTTGCATCTACCACATCACTTTACTTCGTATTATCAAAGGATTGAATGGTTTTTCGTATTTTCAACCACTCACGCTGAAATCATGGTATGTTAATGTGAAGCAATATTTGGTAAATGCAACGTAGGGATATTATTAATTGTTAGTAAATTCTCTAACTGGCCTGGCCAATGTGTCCATGTCTCTGTCTCATACTCTCAGGACGAATAATGCTTTGGATATTAATATTACAAATtgcaaaattgttaaaattactacaaattttaccaaattattttgtcaattacaaattttattacgtgtgtgtgtgtgtgtgtgtatatatatatatatatatatatatatatatatatatatatatatatatatatatataatgaagaggatgaaaaatataagacGGATCTTTCCTCCGTCCTAGGTGGACGGAATTGGTGTAGACGGATTAATACCGTAGCTATACGTATACGACGGTTCTGATCATTGAGTACCCGTctgttatttaattaattgtaaATCCTTAGCTGTTTGCCACATGATGTGTTTGACTTGactttgctttatctccacacaaGTGTGTACGCCTAGAattcttgcgttacacgtttgaccataataagaagactcctatatgaaAAAGGGCTCAAGAAGGAAGTAGAATCCTAAAGGGAAAGGAAATTCtacgccaatataaataccccagaaaccctagtaTCAAGGTACGCACgattatctcaactctggcattTTAGGGTTGAAGAATAAATctctaacttgacattcggagagtttttggccggcaccacaccggtgctctcttttaggtcctcttttttcatcttttgcaggtgttgctttggtgAGAGGAGTGCTTGCGACTTGctggtgatttttcggcatcatcatatAATATGTAAGTCTTATAGATTGATGTGTGAAACTTTAtacttataataaaataaacaaaaattgatgtgtcaatttttacgttatttaaaaattgtgttgtatatatggtattaataatatttattttcacatcaaattatatatatatatatataatataataattttattatttattttttatagaaataaaaGCTATGACAGTCAGAAAGAATTTATACTAGGATTATAATTATTTTCGGTATCATATGATTCTTGGAACAGGAATAAACTAGAACGTGTCATGCACCAGTCCTTGACTGATGAAAGGTAAACTCTAGAATTAATCTTGTTCTagatatttttatctattttgaaaTGGTAACCACTGGAATTGAAGAGGAATATCTTGGTTATTAGAATCTTGAGATGGTTTCTTGGGAAATGCAATTTGAGGAGGAAATTTTGACGATGACCGGAAAGCTATTTTGAGCTTGAGACATGACattactttactatttctactCACCTTCTCCACAGCATCACCGAAATATACAAGCCACCTTTAATTTCTAATTATTAGATTTCGAATTATGgaattctatttgttttttattcaactccaaccaaacaaaaacaaaaccgaCATAAAACCCATTTTCAAGGGGCATAGAGAGAGAATCGGATCAATCAATCAAAAGGAAGCAATTcctcatttcaaattttataagccaaaattaatttttgaaatctgaaactaaaaatttagcCTCTTGATTGCAAGATATATTAATAAACAAGTAAAATTGAGGCAGTTGGTTGCACGCACATCTTGCAATAGAtcctataaaaaattaaaaataaggtgTGAATTTAAAATAACAGTGTAGGTGTTAACTATTGGCGCTCTGAAACTTAAGTCAGAACTCAGAAATCAaactttctttataaaaaaaaaaattcagagcAATGACAAGTATATTCAGGAGTTTCTTATGCAAAGTTGTTCCgtaattttcctcttttttaaattttgctaGTGTAAATGACAAGTAATGACTTATAACCAACAAGACATAATTCCAACTGCAAGGGGTTCGCTAAGAGCTTGTTAGGCTTCAGtgtcagtttttagttttaatgtccagttttttaaaatttttttttttttcttcttgctttttcaattttttttaaatacaagcATATTTTAGcatactttcagtaaaaagctaaataaattgTCTCATACAGACACTAAGTAGTTTCTAAGGTCTCATGATATCTATGAGATCCTAAGTTCGAAATCTCTTACTAGCATCTTGGGGCCATCCAAAGGGATTCTTCTGCAATTAATAACCCGGTATGTGTGGGACGGAGGTATTGCACATGCTCAAAGGAATAATTAGATACTCGAAGAGGTCTGGATACTcttgtttattaaataataataataaaaacaagacATAATTCACAAGGTGTGATTAACCAACGAGACCATAAGTTGGATCCATCTCATGGTGTTCTTCTTTAGTTAGTCTCAAGACTTTGCCGGACTCAATGGATCCTTTGGCTCTTTCTTGTGCTTTACTCATCAGGTCTTACTCGACTTTCTCATCCAATCTTACAATTTAGCTTGCCCTTTTTCCCTAGGGTATTTGTATTTTGCTCAACGTTTTTGTCCAATTTAATAGTTTGGCTACCCTTTCCCGTAGGTTTTCTGTATTTCGTAAAACTTTCTCGAtgactcttaagtcttaacgtCTTACGGTCTAGTCTACCCTATCTCAAGAGTCTATGCAACTCACTTTCTCTAAggtttttgtatattatattgaTTGACTTTCTCGACCACTCTTATGATCTAACATGGCCTGGGGCGAAGCTATATACATCGATCCTTGGATTCCAAGGCCTACCTTGTTCCTtgaattttctcattttaaagaacGTTTTAGACTAtaacttaatttttgttgtcGTAGTAAATGATAAGTAATGCATGACTTGTAATAATCTCGGCTCCATGAGATGTCGTTAACTCGATGTTGGTTACCCTTGTCTCCACCGAATTGATACTTGCCAAATCGAATTGTGAGAATAATATGTCATAATAAATGTAGCTAGAATAAGAAACATCTTATGAGTTAATCACGCCCTTTTATAGCGCTACCGTTTTATTAAGGACTTCAGTCGAGCCTAGGCTAGGCTACACTACACTATTATGTtaagtataataataaaatatatatttcacaaatatcatgaaaattgattAATGATAAATTAGTTGaattacttaaaattatatGATGAAAATCTATTGTGCAAAACcaaattttcttctcaaaatgaAACTAAAATGATGAGAAATGATTAAAGTGATCTAAACTAAAcaattaaatgcatttttaatctttaataatataagtttaacaaaaatagtaaaattaatttcttaaaactCTAACTAGCCTTATCACGTGCACTTTGTGCATgcaatgaagtttttttttgttttgttttgttttttgtttagtgtcataattttccattcatttcaatttttagattatgacacaacccaaaaattaaataaaagaaaccgGTGAGtcttgataaagaaaaaaaaaatcggacGTGGTCTTGAAGGAAATATACAAAGTGGATTgagaaatttttaatttttaattttggataagtttgtCTTGAAGACATAGATTAGTAAAAGAGTATTTTGTAGGCATTTCAAGTGGAGTTTGAGAtacatttttaccagattgtcacAAGTTTTGTCCTTATTAAACGTAGGGTTTAAggatatttttgaaccacataaaagtccacTTTAAAGAGGGGAATcatgttataaataaatgtaaaatataaagaaataactaacaatatatatatatatatgcacacacacTAACTACTATATTTTAAGAGGCTTCCTCTATTTGGAATGGACAATTCGCtggttcaaaaatacctctATTCCCCAAATTTGAGCCCTAACAGAGACAAAATTGGAGGACAATCTGTAACAATATATCTCTAAACATGGCCTACAAAATTGGACCACTTTCTTGTTAGTTTTCATACTGAGCTTCAACAGTATTCAAAGATTTGAACGGCTAACGTTTTTACAAACACGGCTTAAAAAAACGTGGCCTAAGACCCACGTGTTTTGTAGTGAACACCCCCTATATTCTTTCAatcacttttcaatttttttttcctttacttatccgtttcatcttttttttattattaatttttaaaatttttaaaatttaaatttgctATTTCTCTACTcctaatcttatttttttttttcaaatattttcttctaatCCCACGATTTCCTTTTTCCTATTCTCATGCTTTTATTTTGAACTAGTAAGTTGCTTGTACGATTTATAGATAATTTTGTGgtattttatgtaagatggttTCGAAGAATGTTGTATTTATAATATAAGAataaagtaaactaaattagagtaaagaaacatatatattttaagaaattaaaaattagtttagtagcTTTACTACACATTTTTAGCATTCACAaggtaatattttaaaaaaataataataatgaaaccaaaaataaatgcaaaaaagtAATAGGACCATGAAAACCAACTATATAATTTGTGTTGCATTCACAGATTGCATACTATGAAATGAAAGCATGTTCAACTCTCTCATCGTCTTTCACTCATAGATAATGTGACATTATGACATAGTGTGGGCAAGTGCGTATGCATttgtcttatagatgatttaaaatcaTGATAGAATATGGTTTTACATTGCGCATCAAATATTTTCTCTCCACTTATATgcctaaaacaaaaactatacaaccaaaatacccaaaattAAACCATATTtaagcccctaatttaaaaaggaaaaagaaaaaaaattataacctGTGGTGGTGATTTCCCAACAACCTTGGGTTAGTTGGGTCTGAACCCCCAATTAATTTGTATTCTAAATTAGGTTTAGCTCATAGTGGGAAATCCCAGAAGTAGCTTGCTTTGTAATAGGTGGTGTTTAGATGGTGTTTGATAATAACCCACTTAGAAACTTGGCTAGCTGAGGAGACTATCAGGTAGCTGAGTTTCCCTTTTTGAAGTCCAAGTTGGACTCTCTTATCCCCAAGACTGTATTCTATCCTCACTCTTTTCTCACGTGTTTCTCTCCCTTAGATTAGGTTTCAACCTCCACTTTTTACCCTTCCTTTTTAATACCTTTGTCATAGTGGGCTTGTCATGATGAGAGAATATCCTACATGTACGTGGGTCCCTCCACTCATGAAGTTTGAGTGGTTTCTTAAGTTTTGGTTACCGTTCTAATTAATGTGTCTTATTGTGCATTAGGAATGGGTCCTATCGCCctaattttgaaatgattttcTAGTAACTTGTGCCTGACGCTGAATCTTGTACTCGGCAAGTGAATTCCCCCAAGGCGTTACTCTGTGTCCTCGACTACAATAGGCATTTGTTGAAGCACTCTGCCGAGGTAGGGTCCTTTGCTTAAAAGACCTTAATGTTTACCTAGTTAATGTAGATCAGCCTTGGGTTGAGCTTACCTTGGATGGGCCTGAATTGGTCTAGGAATGGGCCGGCCTTTTTGCCCACCTACATTACCTATATGGGTTTCACCTGCTTGatggtgatgatggtggtgggaggccaaTATAACTGAGGTGATAGCTCCTTagattcctctttctctctctcttacaaatGCTTTATTAGTCTTAGGtgttttattttggtaatattgAAACAATGCATTTCATTTAACAACCACAACATTTTgatgtctctctatctctccctAGAGCCTTATCtaattagttattactattattccttagttattatttttttgattttgtttttaatactaaaatagtGGGTGTgttaaaagacatgaagaagagaAATGTGTAGTGTAAGCTCAGGCAATTAATGCGAGATGattgagataacagtaaaaaataagttaatatgaacttttggataacaataaaaaaaaattaataaaaagaggtaaaaagaagaaagctaaatgcaaaattaaatcGCCACATAGCAGGATCTCATGCACATGAGGtctctgtttatatatatatatatatttgaagggggaaaaaaaaaacactcctacTGTAAAACTGTTACTAACATAGCCCTTAAATTTAGACACTACCACATATTTAAATgtcaaaacaaaacataaaaaaaaaatgccctccctccctccctccccctCCCTCACTATACTCTCTCCAAAGCATAAGAGgaattaattttcttaatgCTCCATCCTTCTTATGTTTTTCTGCtcacatgtttgtttgtgtgtctttattttacacaattttatagTTTTGAAAAGATTTCCTGGGCTTTCTATCTATAAATTCAACCATTGTCAAGGAGCTAATTCATTCAAAACTCAGTCAACTGCTTTTATAGATAGGGCAAAGCGTCCTTGGCTTAGTATTATAGTGAATGCCCAATAGTGTAAAAATCTATAGCTTGTTTGGATCCCCAATTCTTAATTGCggcttaattaattttatacttAACACACTTAATGCTGAATATACGTGATTAgcaaaataattaatcaaagcACTCAACAATTGCATTGATGAACATATAAGTGCAAGGCAATTATGGAAAAGGATAGTGGGTAAAAGAATAGTAAACCCAAGATAACACGACTATGTGTTATTAAAGAGGAAAACCAAAGAACTCAACGTAAAAACCTCTCTATGGCCCTCCAAGCtgaaatgatccactagtgaataagttggagtacaaggaTACTAAAAAgatcctccaagcctaatctacccaaagtacttaagccctccaagctctagctacagtggcggcgccacataTAGGTCAGGGCggtcccaggaccaccctgacctgaattcttttttttttttttaatatatatataataaaaaatttatttatctacctataaaaaaaaattaggaacaccctcaaaaaaattaggaacactctcaaaaaaattttatgtcaataaaattaaattttggtagattatttgttacattttggctggtaccagtttttagaagaaaaaaagaaaaactcttaaACTGACAAACTCGTCAGCATAGCATGTCATTACTTGCGTCGAATgcctaaaaaacaaatccaactaTCGCAAAGGTCGCCccttcttctttgcttcgtcTTAGACGTTCTGCTAGTctacctcttctttctttttttactctagtttttgttttgtcaagttttttctttagtttgttttttagacGTTTAGCTTGCTGACCCCCCACATGACAAAACtttggaaatgacaaaactcaaaaagctaacaaaagattttgatttcaaatttatttattgagtcttgcctcttcccaatatgatatacatatatacactcttattttactattttttgttattgtttttcattatttaattacatatttattttttaatattctaaaacaataattgttatgtaataactaaatgatttgagtgtcaaaaaagaaaaactaatgatttttttatttgagttttacttatttggatcaataattttatgttgtataagaaaatataaatattttttatttttattttttttaaaaaccccgAAACACCCTGAAACGGTACGTCGAAATAGATTGGTACCAAAATATTCCGTTCCACTAAACAAACCGAAACAATGTCTAAAatggtattcataacattgctttcaagcaaaaagaaaaagctaaaaaaaaaatttgaactaaaatctaaaaaataaaaaattgtaatagagaatctgaagaaaaaaaaattgtaacagagcaagcccaccaaggaacaccctgagaaacaatcctggagccgccactgtcTAGCTATCAACAGACTTTTCGAAATTttgtcttcactagctttcCGGGTCCCGCAATACCTCCCGATTATACTACCAAGCTTCACTAGCTTATTTTGGCAAATACTTAATGCTTGCCAAGCTCCAAAACATTCTCTACATTCTAAATGGATGCGGGTTGTGTTTATGTACAAATGTTCTCttaaggtatgacaatgggagaggggaaggagaagagactaAAAATGAATTCTCTCTtgaggatgagtagctctctctaaaaGTTGGGTGTTATAGAAacctttctagggttttctatCTGATAGTCTCCTTacatttttgtggaaaatgatggtatatataatatgggtGAAGGGTATAAGAATTGATCAATGCATCTCGCGGGTCATCTCGCAAGTTGGCCAAGTCATGAGATTACTCGCAAGATACactgactcttcagcttctgtCATGTGCTCCTTATGTGACCTTCAACTATCTTAATCAAATCTTCACCACTTAAGACTAAACTCATTACAactaaatcccacaaaatataaGGAGACAAATTAATGAATTTACAACAATTTTTGTCACGGAATAAAGCTAACATAAATGTTACATAAAAACCATAACTTAACATATAGCACATAGGGATTCGGTAATACACATCACTTTGCTAACTCAAAGTGCCTCGCTATGTGAATCTAGTTTTGCTAACTCTCTACTAGGTCTTGAACCTTTGTGCTAACTGTTTGCTTTCTTAGTAGTAAAGGTGCTTCTCTTTGCCTCTTAAGTAGaaggacaagaaaaaaaaattggttttattGCTCCCTCACTTCGTCACATCTGATCTCATCAAGCCAAC
The sequence above is drawn from the Castanea sativa cultivar Marrone di Chiusa Pesio chromosome 5, ASM4071231v1 genome and encodes:
- the LOC142636866 gene encoding uncharacterized protein LOC142636866 isoform X1, translating into MSLTCVKMSEEVWLTCLTHALSTETEEIMGLLLGDIEYSKNGSVTALIWGASPQTRSDRRKDRVETNPEQLAAASAKAERMSTLAGRTTRVIGWYHSHPHITVLPSHVDVRTQAMYQLLDAGFIGLIFSCFSEDANKVGRIQVIAFQSSDGKQNNVSRPISLSPVNRSSVIDLESSISSSENLSARSGSGRAESPELDTGDSRTAAANKGGGRSSELGVFFANADANYLGRERIGGTHRADSSDNIIVDIDPMDMSESMQEAMHRSNLEMSGAEYVRKEVPLHVLPSSSLVKLESPLTSFTDLQRVLYEEERAAYNQAILQNMRDGKVHPLSFIHHTSTYQASLCKLIEYCLSPAIKALQDRLKENETRLKTLTNEAKTLETEALKGVESSSGSPRQVPSHGLRGNTSSGHRDLYSPTEPTTTRSVAGSGSRSRKGYQ
- the LOC142636866 gene encoding uncharacterized protein LOC142636866 isoform X2; the protein is MSTLAGRTTRVIGWYHSHPHITVLPSHVDVRTQAMYQLLDAGFIGLIFSCFSEDANKVGRIQVIAFQSSDGKQNNVSRPISLSPVNRSSVIDLESSISSSENLSARSGSGRAESPELDTGDSRTAAANKGGGRSSELGVFFANADANYLGRERIGGTHRADSSDNIIVDIDPMDMSESMQEAMHRSNLEMSGAEYVRKEVPLHVLPSSSLVKLESPLTSFTDLQRVLYEEERAAYNQAILQNMRDGKVHPLSFIHHTSTYQASLCKLIEYCLSPAIKALQDRLKENETRLKTLTNEAKTLETEALKGVESSSGSPRQVPSHGLRGNTSSGHRDLYSPTEPTTTRSVAGSGSRSRKGYQ